One part of the Tachysurus vachellii isolate PV-2020 chromosome 6, HZAU_Pvac_v1, whole genome shotgun sequence genome encodes these proteins:
- the LOC132847693 gene encoding uncharacterized protein LOC132847693, translating to MRTLDEIDKLKQTGFGQPQPRHGLKLLYWFAKDCLTFDQNNALHLSCYPGNGQFGFHPFQNRYERNGQKLLPDVTFRYYELGNLSKTAAYNMPLYVWEDYESYNKMSNKDRIIVGVNNKWLKTLFVTEHSDRSNFNKHATYQISRRLIRDIRGLSLDDFLLITGYSTEQANSFYTINVNTQSTTSSSTRTQSTYTSATGTSRNQDTCVTIDDTDDSMFEAPSRCNCTIL from the coding sequence ATGAGGACACTGGATGAAATAGACAAGCTGAAGCAGACTGGGTTCGGTCAGCCTCAGCCAAGACATGGCCTAAAGCTGCTGTACTGGTTTGCTAAAGACTGTCTCACTTTTGATCAGAACAATGCCTTGCATTTGAGTTGCTATCCTGGGAATGGACAATTTGGGTTCCACCCATTTCAGAACAGGTATGAAAGAAATGGTCAAAAACTTCTGCCTGATGTGACATTCCGTTACTATGAGTTGGGAAATCTGAGCAAAACAGCAGCGTATAACATGCCTCTTTATGTCTGGGAAGATTATGAAAGCTACAACAAGATGAGTAACAAGGACCGCATCATAGTCGGAGTTAACAACAAGTGGTTGAAAACACTTTTTGTGACTGAGCACAGTGATCGGTCAAATTTCAACAAACATGCCACCTACCAAATCAGCAGACGCCTTATTAGGGATATCCGGGGTCTGAGCTTAGACGACTTTCTTCTGATAACCGGGTATTCGACAGAGCAAGCAAACAGTTTTTACACaattaatgtaaacacacaatCAACCACCTCCAGCAGCACTCGAACACAGTCCACCTACACATCAGCCACCGGGACTTCAAGAAACCAAGACACTTGTGTGACAATTGATGACACTGATGACAGCATGTTTGAAGCGCCGAGTCGTTGCAACTGTAccatactttaa